In the genome of Pithys albifrons albifrons isolate INPA30051 chromosome 30, PitAlb_v1, whole genome shotgun sequence, the window gtctgtgtgtgctgtgtgtgtctgtgtgtgtgtgtgtgtgtgctgtgtgtgtgtgtgtgctgtgtgtgtgtgtgtgctgtgtgtgtgtgtgctgtgtgtgtgtgctgtgtgtgtgtgctctgtgtgtgtgtgagggactctgtgtgtgtgtctgtgtgctgtgtgtgtcagggactctgtgtgtgtgtgtgtgtgtgctgtgtgtgtgtgctgtgtgtgtgtgctgtgtgtgtgtgtgtgctctgtgtgtgtgctctgtgtgtgtgctctgtgtgtgtgctctgtgtgtgtgtgtgctgtgtgtgtgtctgtgtgtgctgtgtgtgtctgtgtgtgctgtgtgtgtctgtgtgtgtgtgctgtgtgtgtgtgctgtgtgtgtgtgctgtgtgtgtgtgctgtgtgtgtgtgctctgtgtgtgtgtgtgctgtgtgtgtgtctgtgtgtgctgtgtgtgtctgtgtgtgtctgtgtgtgtctgtgtgtgtctgtgtgtgtctgtgtgtgtctgtatgtgtgtgtgctctgtgtgtgtgtgtgtgtgtgtgtgtgtgtctgtgtgtgtctgtgtgtgtgtctgtgtgtgtctgtgtgtgtgtgtctgtgtgtgtgtgtctgtgtgtgtgtgtctgtctgtgtgtgtctgtgtgtgtctgtgtgtgtgtctgtgtgtgtgtgtgctctgtgtgtgtgtgtgtgctgtgtgtgtgtgctgtgtgtgtcagggactctgtgtgtgtgtgtgctgtgtgtgtcagggactctgtgtgtgtgtgtgcgcgctgtgtgtgtgtgctgtgtgtgttggggCCTGTGTATGTGTGCACATATGTGAGTGAGTGTATgtgccgtgtgtgtgtgtgctgtgtgtgtgtgctctgtgtgtgtgtgctgtgtgtgttggggCCTGTGTATGTGTGCACATATGTGAGTGAGTGTATGTGCCGTgtatgtgtgtgctgtgtgtgttggggcccgtgtgtgtatatgtgtgtatatatgtatacatatatgtgtgtatgtgctaTGTGTGTCTctgtatgtgctgtgtgtgtctctgtatgtgctgtgtgtgtgtgtgtgtctctgtgtctgtctctgtagtctgtgtctgtatgtgctctgtgtctgtctgtgtactctgtctctgtgtctgtatgtgctctgtgtgtctgtctgtcccccgTGTCTGTCCCccgtgtctgtctgtccccgtgtctgtctgtccccgtgtctgtctgtccccgTGTCTGTCCCCGTGTCTGTCCCCGTGTCTGTCCCCcgtgtctgtccctgtgtctgtccctgtgtctgtcccccgtgtctgtctgtccccgtgtctgtctgtccccgtgtctgtctgtccccgtgtctgtctgtccccgTGTCTGTCCCCGTGTCTGTCCCCCGTGTCTGTCCCCcgtgtctgtccctgtgtctgtcccccGTGTCTGTCCCCCGTGTCTGTCCCCCGTGTCTGTCCCCCGTGTCTGTCCCCCGTGTCTGTCCCccgtgtctgtctgtcccccgtgtctgtctgtcccccgtgtctgtctgtcccccgTGTCTGTCCCCCGTGTCTGTCCCCCGTGTCTGTCCCCCGTGTCTGTCCCCCGTGTCTGTCCCccgtgtctgtctgtcccccgtgtctgtctgtccctgtgtctgtcccctgtgtctgtctgtcccctgtgtctgtctgtcccctgtgtctgtctgtcccctgtgtctgtctgtccctgtgtctgtctgtccctgtgtctgtctgtccctgtgtctgtctgtcccccgTGTCTGTCCCCCGTGTCTGTCCCCCGTGTCTGTCCCccgtgtctgtctgtcccccgtgtctgtctgtcccccgtgtctgtctgtcccccgtgtctgtctgtcccccgtgtctgtctgtcccccgTGTCTGTCCCCCGTGTCTGTCCCCCGTGTCTGTCCCCCGTGTCTGTCCCccgtgtctgtctgtcccccgtgtctgtctgtcccccgtgtctgtctgtcccccgtgtctgtctgtcccccgTGTCTGTCCCCCGTGTCTGTCCCccgtgtctgtctgtccctgtgtctgtcccctgtgtctgtctgtcccctgtgtctgtctgtcccctgtgtctgtctgtccctgtgtctgtctgtccctgtgtctgtctgtccctgtgtctgtctgtcccccgtgtctgtctgtcccccgtgtctgtctgtcccccgTGTCTGTCCCCCGTGTCTGTCCCCCGTGTCTGTCCCCCGTGTCTGTCCCCCGTGTCTGTCCCCcgtgtctgtctctgtgtctgtctctgtgtctgtcccctgtgtctgtcccctgtgtctgtcccctgtgtctgtcccctgtgtctgtccctgtgtctgtcccctgtgtctgtcccctgtgtctgtcccctgtgtctgtcccctgtgtctgtcccctgtgtctgtcccctgtgtctgtctctgtgtctgtcccctgtgtctgtcccctgtgtctgtcccctgtgtctgtcccctgtgtctgtctctgtgtctgtcccctgtgtctgtcccctgtgtctgtcccctgtgtctgtcccctgtgtctgtccctgtgtctgtccctgtgtctgtccctgtgtctgtcccccgtgtctgtctgtccctgtgtctgtccctgtgtctgtcccctgtgtctgtccctgtgtgcccctcGGGACCTGCGTCTCTCACGCCTCGCCCAGTCCGGCCGCTCCGCGGGCACAACGCGCATGCGCAGCCACGCGCGGCACCGCCCCGCTCTCGGGTGTCGCTTCTTGGCCGGAAGTTGGTGGGCGGTTCGAGAAGCAGCGTCGCCGCCTCTGATTGGTCGGTGGGCCGCGGCCGCACGCGATTGGCTGCGGGCGGGGAGGGCGGGGCGCGGTGCGCGGCCCCGGGAGGCGGCGGGTCCGAGACTCCAGAAGGTTCCGCCGCGTTCGAGCCGCCGCGATGATGGGACCGCGCCCCGTCCTGGTCCTCAGTGAGTGCTGCTGGCCCGGCCTGGCCTCCCCGGGGGTGCCGGGGTGGAGGGCCGCGGGAGGGCCGGGCCGCCCCCTCTCTTTGCCGCTCGTCTGCCCCGCCGCCATGTTGGGTCCCCTCATGGCCGGGCGCTCCCTCACAGAGCTCGGCCCGGCCGAGCCCGCTCTCCTCCCGGGCATCCGCTGGGCCTCGCTGCCGACCCCGGCGCGCCCCGAGCTCCATCTGGCAGCCCCCTACCCGCAGCTTCAGCCTGGCCCCGCTTTGCGCCCTGCGCGAGAGGTCTCGGGGTTCTCTGCCGTTTCCCCTCGCGCCCTTTCAGGATGTTTCCTTGTGCTGCCCCGTTTGAACTCCCTGTGAACTCCAGTTCTGGGGCCCCCAGCGCTGGAAGCTTACGGAGCTGCTCCAGCGAGACCCGGGAGACCACGGAGGTGTTCCGAGGCCTGGAGCCTTTCTTGTGTGGAGacgggctgggagagctgggggtgttcactTGGAGCGCAGAAGGCGCTGGGGAGACCTTAAAGTCCCTTTCAGTTCCTAAAGGACGCCCAAgattgctggagagggactttagATACTAAAGACATGAAGTgcaagacaagggggaatgactttaccctggcagagggcaggggtaGGTTGAATGgtagggaagaaattcttccttgcGAGGGAACTGAGTcattggcacaggttgcccagagaagctgtggctgccccatccctggaaagtGTTCAAGGGGGAATTGTTGgctggggcttggagcaaactggtctagtggTAGATGTCCCTGTCCggggagggggtttggaactagattgTCTTTAAATCCGTTCCGACTGGAACCATTCTTtgcttctgtgattctcttGCCACTCTCCAacatgaggatttttttctgcttgggTATCATTCCCATCTCTCCGTGTGCTCTATTCCCTATTAAcccagcaggcaggcaggctgtTACAGCCCAGGGCCCCTGATTGCCTGGTACTCGGTGCTGCTCTTACTATCgtttccttttgttcttttgttctgtCTTACACCTCTCCACGAGGGTGCACCTGCTTTTGTAAATCTGTACATACCTGGGCCAACAGCAAAGCAGCCTTGAGCCTGAAAGTgctccagggcagagcccaCTGGCAGCTGGTCCCCAGCTGTGGTTGTGAGCCTGTGGTACCCCGTGGCTGCTCACTTTCATGTGCCAAAGGCAACACTGACAGATTAACTGCATGTTCACTCAGTTCTGGGAACTGTGCACGAGCTTCTGTAGCTTTTTTCACTGAACACTGCTGTGCATCTCCTTGGCTTTGTGGATTTGGTGGATTCTAGTGAGTCCCTGCAGTCTGATTTTCTGGGGCAATAGGTTTCTGTTCCAGGATGCTGAGAAGGAGTTCTGTTATAATGGGGAATGTTTCTCACTGGCAGTGTGACTGAGAGATGTGGCATCATCCTTGTTGCATTGCAtttgaataaattaatttttttctgtgtgctgtaGGTCAGAATACAAAACGTGAGTCTGGAAGAAAAGTCCAGACAGGAAACATCACTGCTGCAAAGGTACCAAATCTTGTATCAGACtggtttgattatttttttcctttgtgtgtttttatgtATTTCCAAGGGAAAGCTGGATCTGAAGTGTATTTTCTTTAGTCCATATGAATCCAGAGTAGAAGAAACAatgtagaaaataatttcctatgTTGACAAAAGATATTTTCGTACTTTTGTATAAAGTTctatgtaaaaaaattaaacctctGCACTGTTCATGTAGTGGGTGCCAGATAACTGCACGTGGAGGAGTTTATCCCACCAAACCCCCTTTCTCTGCAAACTCTGAAAGTGTCTCACTTTTGACATCTGATTGATACAATAGTATGATACAGTGCAACTGCCCTGATAATCCCTGTGTTCTCATTCCCAGATGGTTCTTAACCTTGGCTGCATCTCAGCCATGGCAGTGTCATTGGGTCACTTAAATTTCACAGGGGTTGCTGGTTTCAGACCCCCTGTGGGGGTTTTTAGGCTTTTTGGTGCCTACCTGTGTACTTAATTTCTTTGGTTTCTCCCAGACTATTGCTGACATCATTCGAACATGCTTAGGACCAAGAGCTATGATGAAGGTAAGAACTTGTGCTGCAACAGCTGTGATGGAGCTGACTGGAAACACCCCACaggggacagagcagcacaagtGTTGGTTCTCTTGTGGTTGCAGATGCTTTTGGACCCCATGGGTGGGATTGTGATGACCAACGATGGGAATGCTATTCTTAGAGAAGTAAGTTTCTCCTAAAGGATTGTCTGGCTTAACACGTGAGTTGGAATGTTCTGGAGTCTTGGGTGTCAGTAGAGCTGTGTGATCTCATCTGTCCTGAGAGCCAGCAAGCACTAACCAGATCCACCAAGAGAGATGCTCACTGGGGAGGAATGAAACATTTCCAACAAATGCTCTTGCTCCACAGGAATGTGGGTTTGATCCTGGGGTGGGAAGTTTGCATGGAGCTCTTATAAGACTGTTGCAAATTGTCTGGTAATTGTAGCTATAACCAGTTGCATCAAGACCTTCTGAGTAGATGGTGATGTTTGCAATGCCACATAAGAAGACCAAGAGATTATATTGTCTCTCTGGTGCAAGTGCTGTTAAAAGGACATCTGAAAAACTAATGCCTGATAAACTGTGAGAGACACAAAATTGTCAAATAAAAGGGCTTGGTTTTGGTctcagaaaggaataaaaagctTTGCTGTGGTTGGGCAGGATTCCTTAAACTGTATTAGAGGGGTGATATTTGTTTCATTGAGCAATGCAAGAGGTTTCTGCTTTAGTGTTCTGGAACAAGTCCATACCCCTTGCTCGTGCACAGATTCAAGTCCAGCATCCAGCTGCAAAATCAATGATAGAGATCAGCCGCACACAGGATGAGGAAGTTGGAGATGGGACCACATCTGTCATTATCCTTGGTAAGGAGACTGAACCAGATACACTTTGCACAAAGGTTGAAGTTTGCCTCTTTTGCTCTTTGGAGCCCATAATGAGACAGATCCTCGTGGTTTACCAACCTTAAAATGGACAATTTTTTTCACTATGCAAGAGCATGCTGAGTTCATGACACCCTTAGGTGATCAGCTCCATGTTTTGGGAAGTTGTTCTTTCCCTGGCATAGGCACCATTAAGCGTAAAGAAAGGTGTAGGTGATGTTAGAGCTCCCTGCATGGATAGAAGATACCTTTTGTCTGGTATGCTGCTCTTCTGTCTTGACTGGTGATTATTCTGCTAATTTATCTGGGGGGAGTTtgacttatttttaattgtatttttagcTGGAGAGATGCTCTCTGTTGCTGAACACTTTCTTGAACAGCAAATGCACCCGACTGTGATCATCTGGGCTTATCGTAAGGCTCTGGATGACATGATCAGTATTCTAAAGAAAATTGGGTAAGTAAGGGCTGGCAGGAGTGAGAGAGAAGGGATGTGGACGTTCTGTACTGCTTTAAGCTGCTCCTTCAGGCAGTTCTGATGGTGTAACACAGCTTAGCATAATTGGAGAGGGACTCAAAGGGACAAAGATGTTGTCGCTTGGAGTAATTCTCAGTCTGCTCTTTGGTTTTTCTTTGTCTCAGCACTCCAGTGGATGTGAACAACAAAGAGATCATgcttaaaataataaagagtGCAATAAACACCAAGGCAATAAACCGCTGGTCTGACTTGGCCTGTAGCATCGCCCTTGATGCTGTTAAGACTGTGGAGTTTGAAGAAAATGGCAGAAAGGAAattgatattaaaaaatatgcaaaagtaGAAAAGGTGAGTGTGTCCTGAACTGTTTCTTATCCCTGTGCCCTTTTCTTGTTCTGAGCTAGCTGGCTCTAGGGTGCAGTGGGAAGAATTTTGTTAATTCTCTGCAGTCCGCAGACATAACCACCCTCAAAGATATTTCAGTCAGTGTTGTTGGCCTCGCTGATGTACAGTGCAAACAGGGGCTGTTGTTTCAATTCTTTTAGAATATTTGCCAAAAAGATAATTTCAGTTGCATttggaagagggaaaacaaagcGTGTTGCCAGGCAATAGGATGTGAAAAGTTTCTTAGCCTCTTCCACAGCTTTCCACTTAAAATCTAAGTCAGTGTGTGCTTAAAATTGAACTTGCATTGTGACCTGGATGCACTGTGGTTACTTGGGAGAGGTTTCCCTTTTCTGTACATGGGCCAGACAGTTTCAGGAGAAACTTTCAGATACACAGGTTTTTGTAGACTAAACTGACTCTCCtcattttcccccttccttgTGTCTGTCAGATTCCAGGTGGTTTTAGTGAAGACTCGTGCGTTTTGCGTGGAATCATGGTGAATAAAGATGTAACCCATCCCAGAATGCGTCGCCTTATTAAGAATCCACGCATAGTCCTTCTGGATTGTTCCCTGGAGTACAAGAAAGGAGAGAGCCAGGTAATGTGGATCCTCTCGGAGGCGTCTGCAGCTCTTGATTTAGGACGTGTAAAGCGAACAAATGCAGGTGGCTTTGCAAAAGCACAAGTGGCGAAAGGCTTTCTGTATTGTGCCTTTCAAAGGCCTTTTGCTTGTGTGGGCTAAATCTGCCATGGAGTTCAGAAAAATAGGAGTGAGACTACAGCACATGGACTCATTGAAGCAGCTACAGTGATTTGTGTATCTAAGTGCTGGTAAAGagccaaagaaatatttctgagctTGAACTTCGGCTAACACGCAACTGACACAGTGTCAGTTTATTTGATCAGTGGTTTTCATCCCTAACTCTGTGGTGATACTGGAGGAGTTGAGCTGCTTGACCTGAGGGATGTGTGTCTAACGTGGTGAAGGGTTGAGATGAACACACTGAGCTGTTTACATGTCTTTTGTGCAGACTGACATTGAAATTACGCGGGAGGAAGACTTTGCCCGCATCCTGCAGATGGAGGAGGAGTACATTCAGCAAATGTGCGAGGATCTGATAAGAGTCAAGCCAGATCTGGTCATCACAGAAAAAGGAGTTTCTGGTAATATCACATGTGATCCTTTTTAGTGTTGAATTCATCTCAGTGAAGTTTATGGTGTTAAATGATATCAAATGTACAGttcagaaacaacaacaaaaaaatcccaacagcAAACTAACACAACTCACGATTTCCCCCCTAAACCTGGTCTGGGACCCggttttggtttgtattttagCTTTCTAGCAAATAGTTGTGCTCTGTGGACATTGAAGTTGGTCCTTGATGTTCCCTTGTGAACTTGGACTCTTTTGCTTTTCCACCATTTGGGAAAGATACCAAAATACAAGTGAGGTTTAGTCTTAAAGCCTTGAGAGCTGTGTTGCCATTTTGCATTGCCGCCTGTTTTAAGAAGctacatttgggtttttttctgtaacccTTTTTGCTTTAAGGGTTAGAATAGCAGAATTGATAACTGATACAGGTAAAATTTATCATGATACTGCTGATTCATAACTAAATCTGCACAAACCTTGTTTCAGACCTGGCCCAGCACTACCTGATGAGAGCCAACATCACCGCCATCCGCAGGGTGCGGAAGACTGACAACAACCGGATTGCCAGGTAAGTGCCGAGTGCTGGCTGGagcctgttcctgctgtgcatgGCCTGGAGGGGTTCTAATCTCGATGCTTCTCCCCAGTTCTGGCTGGTGATTGTCTAAGGTGATATTTTGGTGTGCTAGGGCCTGTGGAGCTCGCATTGTCAGTCGCACAGATGAGCTACGGGAGGAGGATGTGGGAACTGGCGCCAGGCTctttgaagtgaaaaaaataggAGATGAGTATTTTGCCTTCATCACTGATTGCAAAGACCCCAAGGCTTGCACTATCATCCTGCGGGGAGCGAGCAAGGAAATCCTAGCGGTAAGTGTAAGTGAGAAAGGTGAGCGTGGGCTGCTTTACCTCCTGTCCCAGCCACCTTCATGGTGTCAGTAAGTCATGGCCAGCAGACCGTGGTCTGGGCTTTTTGGCTGGTGGGGTGCTCCCAGTAGTAGTGAGAGGTgcagtggagctggggaagggtctggagcacaaggagcagctgggggagcTCAGTGATGACCTCCGAGTCTCTCTGTTTCCCTTgtaacaagaggaaatggtctcagGTTGCACCAGGGATTTGGAATATCAGGGAAAATCTCTTTGTGCAACGTGTGGTAAGGCACTGGtgcaggctgcccagggcagtggtggagtccccatccctggaaggattGAAAagatgtggatgtggcacctggggacatgggttagtggtggccttggcagtgctgaggaaatggttggacttgatgatcctggagggCTTTTCTAACTTCAacaactctgtgattctgtgcctgTTGCAGGAGGTGGAGCGCAACCTACAGGATGCCATGCAGGTGTGCCGCAATGTCCTCATGGACCCACAGCTGGTGCCGGGTGGGGGAGCCACAGAAATGGCTGTTTCCCATGCACTGACAGAAAAGTCCAAGGGCATGACAGGTGTGGAGCAGTGGCCCTACCGTGCAGTGGCCCAGGCTCTGGAAGTCATTCCTCGGACGCTGATCCAGAACTGTGGTGCCAGTACTATCCGTGTTCTCACCTCCCTCAGGGTAAGGCGCGTGGCCAGGGGCACCAGCAGAGTCAGCCCcgtcctgctctgcccagtcCCTTGAGTCAGTCACCCttcacagcagtgcctgtgtcAGGCTGTCAGTAACGTTCTTGTATAAGCTCCAAAACTGAGAATATTCTAATGGCCTGTTTCTATGTCCTGAATCCATGGTCAGTATGAGCTTCCAGAGGGGAATTTTCTGTCTTAGCCCACTGGTGGTGACCTGTCTTTCTGTTCCCAGGCCAAGCACACCCAGGAAGGCAGCCAGACATGGGGTGTGAATGGGGAGACTGGAGCTCTGGTTGACATGAAGGAGCTAGGGATCTGGGAGCCCTTGGCTGTCAAACTGCAGACCTACAAAACTGCTGTGGAGGTAAGGAGAGCTGGGAACTCTAGGGCCTCTGTGGCATGTTCCTTGGTAGAGGAGGACATCCTTCTCTCTGCACTGGGGTGTTTAGGTGGGTGTCACACACCGAGCACGGGGTGGGCAGGTGTCTGAGCTTGCTGCTCTTTGGAGGTGAGGTCAAGAGGTATGTGGGAGCCCAGACTCAGGCTTTCACAGGGCGTGGTTTTTGATCCTGTGGCTAAAGTTCATCAGGTTCCATCCCACCTTTTCCTGCAAACAGTCCAGAGTACTCCATCTCACAGGGATAGGTTGCTCCCAGTGCCAGACAGAGATGAGCCTGAGCAATCCAAGGCCAGCAGCATGCTGGAATTGTCCCTGGGAGCGTCAGCCTTTggcaggctggggctgctgtgtgtCAGCTGCCCCTGTTGTTACAGATCCTGCCATTCTCTTGCTGGTGTTGGATCAAAGGCTGTTACTCAGAGGGATACTGTGTCTCTTCTCTGTCAGTCACCCAGAAAAAATGGGTGTCCTTGTTTCCATGGTGGGGGGAAAGcaccctctgctgctcccacgTGCCTGCGAGGCACAGCGCCCCTTCTCCTGTGCGGAAAGAACAGGCTCATGGTTGCATGGCATGGAATCTGGGCAGTTTAGGTTTAGTCCATtgtgctgagctcctgccaATCCCTGGGTGTGGGGTTTCTCTGCAGACTGCAGTTCTTCTCCTCCGTATTGATGACATCGTTTCGGGGCACAAAAAGAAGGGTGACAACCAAAGCAAGCAGCCTGCAGCGCCGGAGGCAGCCCAGGAGTGACGGGTT includes:
- the CCT3 gene encoding T-complex protein 1 subunit gamma; translated protein: MMGPRPVLVLSQNTKRESGRKVQTGNITAAKTIADIIRTCLGPRAMMKMLLDPMGGIVMTNDGNAILREIQVQHPAAKSMIEISRTQDEEVGDGTTSVIILAGEMLSVAEHFLEQQMHPTVIIWAYRKALDDMISILKKIGTPVDVNNKEIMLKIIKSAINTKAINRWSDLACSIALDAVKTVEFEENGRKEIDIKKYAKVEKIPGGFSEDSCVLRGIMVNKDVTHPRMRRLIKNPRIVLLDCSLEYKKGESQTDIEITREEDFARILQMEEEYIQQMCEDLIRVKPDLVITEKGVSDLAQHYLMRANITAIRRVRKTDNNRIARACGARIVSRTDELREEDVGTGARLFEVKKIGDEYFAFITDCKDPKACTIILRGASKEILAEVERNLQDAMQVCRNVLMDPQLVPGGGATEMAVSHALTEKSKGMTGVEQWPYRAVAQALEVIPRTLIQNCGASTIRVLTSLRAKHTQEGSQTWGVNGETGALVDMKELGIWEPLAVKLQTYKTAVETAVLLLRIDDIVSGHKKKGDNQSKQPAAPEAAQE